ATCAAGGGCGCAGCCCCTGCTGAAGTTGAAGCTTTATATCGTTTCATTGGCTCTCAATGGGAAATGGCCAATCATTTAAAACATTATGTGGAAGCACAGCCAAAATAGCACATAAGATTTAGCCCTAAGCTGCTGGGTAGTTTAGGGCTAAATTTAGAGAGGATAAATCGTCAGCCGATTAAGTCCGACTATAGTGATTTTAACTGGCTTTGAATTCTTTAATTTCAATGCCTTTGTCTTTCACCAATTCAACGGTACCTTCCATCACGCCATTAAAATCTTTGAAATGGATCGACACGCCATTGTCATTGGCAAGTTTAATGCCACTGCCTGAAACGACACGTTTTAAATCATGAGTTTTACCTGAATTATCGGTGAGCTGTGCCGTTTCAAAATCATCCGTGGTTTTTAACGCAATGGTCAGATCTTGGGGGCCTGTAAAATTGATTGTTTTGACTGCATCAGCCACCTGATCTACAGGCGCATTGGCTGTCATATCTGTTGTTGTGGTTTGTGTCATCGACGCGTTGTCTTGAGTCATCGCGGTTTGCGTCTCAGGATTTTTGTCGGTACAGGCGGTTAAAGCCAATGTCAGGATTGCCGCAGTTAAAATGTATTTCATATTGTTATCATCCTATATTGTTAAAAAACCATTCAGAACGTCACTCAGAAAGCTCTCAAAAGCCACTCAGAAAAATGAGAAAATCACCAAGAACTTAATTTTCTCAGCTCAATGAAGGCTTGATAAGGGATATTTACAGGAATGGTCTAAAACATTACGCATGAGATGCATTTCAAATAGAACGGATTCATCTCTTTTATTTAGCAAAGCCTATGAAGAGTACATTTTGATTAAAATGTGAATCTAACTCGAATTTACAAAAACGCTTCCAAAACTGAGTTGAGGAACACATGCCCTTGTGCAGTACACGCAATACGACTTTGATTATCGACCATCAGCTTTCGAGCACGCAATGACGTTAAGCTATCATCTAGTGTAGACAGCGCTAAACCTGTACGCTCAGCATAATACTCTGCTGTTACACCTTGATTTAAACGCAGAGCATTCATCATAAACTCAAACGGCATTTCCGCTGCTTCAATTTTCTTGAACTGTAAATTTTCAGCAGGCACCTTGGCTAAATAATCTTTCGGCAAGCGTGTTTTTTGAAAGCGGTATACACCATCACTCATGCTCACTTTTCCATGTGCACCAGCACCGATGGCTAAATAATCCCCAAATTGCCAATAATTCAAATTATGATTCGAGGGCAATTCTTTGCGCCATGCCGACACTTCATAATTGATGAAACCTTGTGCCTTTAAATAGGCTTCACCCTGTTCTTGAATATCTTCTAAAACGTCATCGACTGGTAAAACGGGTTGTGTTCTAAAAAATACGGTATTCGGCTCAATGGTCAGTTGATACCATGAAATATGGGTTGCACCATGCTCAACTGCCAATTTCAAATCTAACAATGCTTGTTCCAAAGTCTGCTCTGGTAAGCCATGCATCAAATCAACATTAATACGATCAAAACCTGCTTCACGTGCTAGACCAATCGCAGAAATGGCATCTGCATTAGAGTGAATACGCCCGAGTTTGTTTAAATGCTCGCTGTTAAAACTCTGTACGCCTATAGATAGACGATTGATGCCTGCCTCTAAATACCCCGCAAACGGATCATGTTCCACTGTGCCTGGATTGGCCTCTAACGTAATTTCACAGCTCTCTTCAAAAGGGATCATCGTACGTAATTGGTCAAACAAGCCTTGATAACCTTTTGCGGAAATCAGCGATGGCGTTCCCCCGCCAATAAATACGCTATGTACTTTTCGCCCTTGTGCAAAATCGACTTGCGTTTTAAAGTCTTCAACCAAGGCTTTTAAATATTCCTGCTCTAAGTCTAAAGACAATGCGCCGTTGGGAACTGCATGCGAGTTGAAGTCGCAATACGGACATTTACGCACACACCAAGGCATATGAACATATAACGACATCGGGATATTTGCAGGATTTAAATCAGCCAAGGAAAAAGCTCAAACACTTAAAAAAGGCATTTTAACATGTCTACATCATAACTCTGCGTTATTGTATTTAATTTGCTTTAGACTCATTTTAAGACCATAAGTGAATAAAATTTATGATTAAAATATCCAGTCATTTGCTTATCTTTCTACCGCTTGTGTTTGGTATTGGTGTGGCGATGACCTTTCAAACTGCCATTAATACTCAACTCAGAGAATACCTTCATTCTCCTATTCAAGCTGCATTTTTATCATTTTTAACTGGTACAATCCTGCTTGGACTCATGGTCATGTTCCAATCTGGCCCAAAACCCAACATAAGTAGCTTAGGTCAAATTCCTTGGCATTTATGGTTAGGGGGGATTCTTGGGGTATATGCCATTAGTATCAGTATTTATGCTGCCCCAAAAATTGGTTTTTTAACCTTGTCCGGTTTGATTGTTTTTGGTCAAATTGTGATGTCGATGATCGTGGATCAATTTGGATTACTCGGCACTGAAAAAACACCTGTAAACTGGCAACGCCTTTTGGGTGGTATGATTATTTTTGTCGGTGTGATGCTAACCTTGCAACGCTAATGTTTTGTCTTCCATTCTTATTAAAATGAGTATTTTTGTGTCAACAGTCGTGAGTACCCGCTTTGAGTTAAAACATCTTTTTCATTTGATGATTCCGATTTTGATCACACAATTTTCTCAAGCAGGCTTAGGGCTGGTCGACACCATCATGGCAGGACATTTGTCGGCTATTGATTTGGCAGCGATTGCCGTCGGTGTCGGTCTGTGGTTACCAATTGTGCTGCTGTTTAGTGGCATCATGATTGCCACTACGCCGCTGGTTGCAGAGGCCCATGGTGCCAGAACCCCTGAAAAAATTGCCACCATTGCCCGCCAGTCTTTATGGGTTGCACTGATTTTAGGTGTACTTGCGGGCGTGATTTTACAGTTTATGCCTGCGTTATTGCCCTTATTTGGCGTGCCTGAAAATCTGATTCCTAAAGCCAGTTTGTTTTTACACTCGATTGGATTTGGTATGCCCGCTGTGACCATGTATGCAGCCTTACGCGGCTATTCCGAAGCATTAGGTTATCCAAGACCTGTGACCGTCATTAGCCTGCTGTCTTTGCTCGCACTGATTCCCTTAAATATCATTTTTATGTATGGCTGGGGTCCTATTCCAGAACTGGGTAGTGCTGGCTGCGGTTTTGCGACCGCAATTTTACAATGGCTGATGTTGTTGACTTTGGCCACTTATATTTATAAAAGCCGTTCTTATCAAAAAACACAAATTTTCACTCGATGGGAAGCTTTAGATGCCTACTGGATTAAGCGAATCTTGGTGTTGGGCTTACCCATTGGTCTCGCGATTTTCTTTGAGGTCAGTATTTTTAGTACCGCAGCCATTGTGATTAGTCCACTCGGTGAAACGACCGTGGCTGCCCACCAAATTGCAATGTCGGTGACTTCACAACTGTTTATGATTCCGATGTCACTGGCGATTGCGTTGACCATTCGTATTGGCTTTTATTATGGACAACAAAACTGGGCTGCTATGCGCCGAGTACAGTGTTTAGGTTTAATTTCAGGTACAGTCTTTGCATTTGCCACTATGGCATTGATCTGGTTTTTCCGACCTGAGATTGTTGCTCTCTACAGTACAGATCTGGATGTAGCTCAAGTTGCGATCTATTTACTGTTATTTGCTATGGCGTACCAGATTATGGATGCATGGCAAATTAGTGCAGCAGGTTGTTTACGTGGGATGCAAGACACCCAAGGTCCGATGTGGATCACTATGCTTGCCTACTGGATCATTGCCTTCCCTGTCGGTTTATATTTAGCGCGCTATACCGACTTCGGTGCTGCAGGCGTTTGGATTGGACTGATTGTGGGTCTGAGCATTGCTTGTGTACTGTTACTGACACGCTTATATATGAACAATAAGCGACTGGAAACGTCCTCCGCTCAGCCTGAATAACAGATTCTTATAAGGGTAATTTTAGATCAACCTATTGAAAAATATAATTTATAAAAATAAAGCCTGAAAAATCAGGCTTTATTTTTTTCAATTCAATCGGATCAAGCCCAAGCCCCTGTGTCATGGGGCGAGGCATAAGCAAATATGCGTTTTATCATAAGCAAAAGATATAATCATACGAAAAATTGAGATAAATTATACTTCAACTATCGCTTAATATTTAATCCAAATTATCACTCATAAATTGGGTTGAATCATGAATAGTGCGACCACTCGCATCTTATCTTTAGATGGCAATAATGCACAGTCACTGACAATTCGCGCAAAAGCATTTGTATTCCATGACCCGATCTCGCAACAGTTACTGCATTTAATTGAGCGCTTAGCACCGAGTGATGCACCGATTTTAATCCGAGGTGAAACAGGCACAGGTAAAGAGTTGGTGGCACGCCACATCCATTCACTCAGTGGTCGAAAAGGTCCTTTCTTGGCGGTAAATTGCAGCGCGATCAATGATCAATTGGCTGAAAGTGAATTTTTTGGGCATGAAGTGGGTTCATTTACGGGTGCAGTTGGACAACGTAAAGGTTGGTTTGAGTCCGCTGAAGGTGGAACGCTTTTTTTAGACGAAATTGGTGATTTACCACTGAAATTGCAAGTTAAATTACTGCGTGTACTTCAAGAAAAGGAAGTGGTTCGGGTGGGTTCAAGACAGGCAATTCCTATTCATGTCCGTTTACTGACAGCAACCAATGTCGACTTAGAAGAAGCAGTCAAAGCGGAAAGGTTTAGACAAGACTTATTGTTTCGAATCAATATTGCTCAACTAGAATTGACACCTCTGCGAGAACGACAAGGTGACATTTTACCTTTATTTCAACACTTTATTGATCTCTATAGCAAAAAAGCACAACGCATTGAGCCGCTCAAAATATCATCAATGGCAATCGCACTGTTATATCGTTATCCTTGGCCAGGTAATATTCGTGAACTTGAAAACATCGCGCACTATGCGGTGTTGATTGCCGAAGGAAATACCATTCAAAAAGAACATTTAAAGTTCAATAAAATTTTTGAAAATTTTGAACATATTCCATCATCATCAGCAAAATTGGATCAATGTGACCTGAGCCCTTATGACATTATTGAAGTACAGTTAGAAAAAATATTTTCTTCTTCGCACATTCCTGAGAACATTTGGGATCGTTTGGAAAGTACCATTATTGCGACTGCTTACGAATATTGCTATCAAAATCAAGTCAAAACTGCCGAACTGTTAGGCATTAGCCGCAATGTCATTCGAACTTTATTAAAACGACATCACCTGTTACATGAAGGACGACATTTTAATATTGAACAAGACGCCTAAATTTTTATTTCACTTCATTTTCAATGCTAAAAAAGGCGGTCTTTTCGTTCAAATACCGCCTTTGTACTGCATCGTCCTAAACGTACTTTCAAGTCAGAGAACTTGTTTAAATCAAAATACCTTTAAAAATCTAAAATTCACGCGATTGTCTTCTTTAAAACCATTTTCCACATCAATATCACGTCCATACGTCAGCAATAGATTGGTTGTCGCAGTAGGAGAATATGCCCCACCTAACCAAAATTTGGATTGTGTCGTGCTATCTGCATCCACACCTCTCACTTCGGTATCACCTGCATCACTATAGGAAAGTCCTGCACGTAGGTCTGCTTTTTCATTGAGGAAATATCGACCACTGGTTTGTAATTGGTAACCAAGATCTTGCTTTAATTTGCCACCACCCGCTAAGTCATCATTATCGCCATAAATGGTTGCATCCGCAGCAACATCCCATGCAAATTGGGGGATGATCCGAGTCGAAAATGCAGCTTGAAGATTGAGCTTGTATCGATTTTCACCCAAATTTAATGCATCATGTTTGGAGTATTCACCCGTTGGAAGATACAAATAAGGGCTAATCCCAAAATATTGCTTCTTGTCGGTATCATTTAACAACCAAATCGGTGCCGCTAAAATAAGATCACCTAAGCCACTCGAAGAACCCCAGCTCGATATGTCTTTATCCGCTTCTAATTGACCAAAGGGAATTAATATCTGTGGTGCAACCCGATATCCTGCAATATCGGTGTAGTGAACAAAACGAGCAATCCCCACATTGGACGTCAGCTCATTCTCCCCCGCAACCTTATGACTACCGCTATACAGCTTGTCACGATTTGCATGTTGTAAATACAACAATGCCAAATTGGTTCCAGCAGGTGCCGCATCATAATCACCTGAATCTAAGTCGACAGCATAACTTGAAATGGAGAATGTTGAAATAAGCAATGCTGCTGATAAAGTTCTAAACTTATTCATAAAATTTTAAAATCCCATAATTTATTTAAATGTTTTAAGCCTTGATTTTTTAAAGATTAAAAATGACTTGGGATGTTCTTTGCAAACAGCATACCAACACAAAATAAAACAATAAATGATTGATATATTTAACTTAAATAAAATTTTAAAAAATAAAATGTTGAATTTAGAACAACATATTGATCCGCAATTGTTGATATTCCAACAATCCATTTAAAATTCACCAACACAGCGTTTTTTGAAAAAAGGACGTATTCTTTTGATCATGTTCAAAGTGATTTTCAAAGTAAAATTAAATTCTGACAGTCACAGCCTCATATCAAAAAATCTTAAACTTATTCAATCTAGCCATAAACAACTGTTGAAAAAGCAACATTTGGTTGAGAAAAATATGTTGATAAATCAACACTTAAAATAAAAATAAACACTAAGCCATTGAAGTTATTTAAATAAAAAAACTGGCATAAAAAATGAAATGGTAAATCCATGTTGTCGCATTTTTGAATGAGGCATTTTAAAAAAGATCACTATTTTTAGAGTTATTCAGTTTATGTCTGCTTCTACACAAAGCTTAGTTTCTATTTTTGCTGAAAATGTTCAATCCAAAGCGCAAAAGGTTGCATTACGCCATAAGCAACTCGGGATTTGGCAGGAATGGACATGGCTAGATTTAGCTCACGTCGTTCAAAAATATGTCGCGGTTTTAAATGAATTTAAAATTAACTTTGAAAGCGAGAAAAATCTAAGCCTTCTGATTTCAAGTTCTCCGAATGTGCATTTTTTCGCATTCAGCATAGCGTCACAGATATTAGGGATCTCTGTTCAGTTGATTGAATCACAACAACAGCAACACGATTCAAATCTATTTCCATCACTCCAGATCATACAACCTGATTTGATTTTCATTGAAGATTTGAAACAACTCGATGACCGCACAACACTTGGGCTGAATCCAACGCTCAACTTAAATAGCATCATTTTTTATTTGCAAGATAACCGTTTAAATCCCAAACAGCTCAATCATACTTATTCAATTTTAGATAGAATAAATCAATTTGATGATCTTGAATTTAATGGTCTTGAATTTAATCACCCAAATAACAAAGCTCTTAAAAATTCAGCCGAACCAAATGAATTTGATGAAAAGCAAATCGCATTCATTTTTCACAAAATTAAAAGTGGTCAACATTTTTATGCATTTTATCACGCTCAAAGCTTGATTGAAGAAGCAGAAAATTTGATTGAAACACATCATCTCAATCATGACGAACAAGCATTTATTACACGTGGTTTTGCCAGTCATGATCATATTCGCTATTTGTTTACGAGTTGGCTAATCGCTGGCTTTTGTCTGAATATTCCTGAAAATTTCGAGACTCGTGATCAAGACCGTCAGATTATTTCTCCGACATTGATCATTGGGACATCATCGACCTATG
This genomic window from Acinetobacter sp. TGL-Y2 contains:
- the hemW gene encoding radical SAM family heme chaperone HemW → MADLNPANIPMSLYVHMPWCVRKCPYCDFNSHAVPNGALSLDLEQEYLKALVEDFKTQVDFAQGRKVHSVFIGGGTPSLISAKGYQGLFDQLRTMIPFEESCEITLEANPGTVEHDPFAGYLEAGINRLSIGVQSFNSEHLNKLGRIHSNADAISAIGLAREAGFDRINVDLMHGLPEQTLEQALLDLKLAVEHGATHISWYQLTIEPNTVFFRTQPVLPVDDVLEDIQEQGEAYLKAQGFINYEVSAWRKELPSNHNLNYWQFGDYLAIGAGAHGKVSMSDGVYRFQKTRLPKDYLAKVPAENLQFKKIEAAEMPFEFMMNALRLNQGVTAEYYAERTGLALSTLDDSLTSLRARKLMVDNQSRIACTAQGHVFLNSVLEAFL
- a CDS encoding MATE family efflux transporter — protein: MSIFVSTVVSTRFELKHLFHLMIPILITQFSQAGLGLVDTIMAGHLSAIDLAAIAVGVGLWLPIVLLFSGIMIATTPLVAEAHGARTPEKIATIARQSLWVALILGVLAGVILQFMPALLPLFGVPENLIPKASLFLHSIGFGMPAVTMYAALRGYSEALGYPRPVTVISLLSLLALIPLNIIFMYGWGPIPELGSAGCGFATAILQWLMLLTLATYIYKSRSYQKTQIFTRWEALDAYWIKRILVLGLPIGLAIFFEVSIFSTAAIVISPLGETTVAAHQIAMSVTSQLFMIPMSLAIALTIRIGFYYGQQNWAAMRRVQCLGLISGTVFAFATMALIWFFRPEIVALYSTDLDVAQVAIYLLLFAMAYQIMDAWQISAAGCLRGMQDTQGPMWITMLAYWIIAFPVGLYLARYTDFGAAGVWIGLIVGLSIACVLLLTRLYMNNKRLETSSAQPE
- a CDS encoding sigma-54 interaction domain-containing protein, which encodes MNSATTRILSLDGNNAQSLTIRAKAFVFHDPISQQLLHLIERLAPSDAPILIRGETGTGKELVARHIHSLSGRKGPFLAVNCSAINDQLAESEFFGHEVGSFTGAVGQRKGWFESAEGGTLFLDEIGDLPLKLQVKLLRVLQEKEVVRVGSRQAIPIHVRLLTATNVDLEEAVKAERFRQDLLFRINIAQLELTPLRERQGDILPLFQHFIDLYSKKAQRIEPLKISSMAIALLYRYPWPGNIRELENIAHYAVLIAEGNTIQKEHLKFNKIFENFEHIPSSSAKLDQCDLSPYDIIEVQLEKIFSSSHIPENIWDRLESTIIATAYEYCYQNQVKTAELLGISRNVIRTLLKRHHLLHEGRHFNIEQDA
- a CDS encoding DMT family transporter, giving the protein MIKISSHLLIFLPLVFGIGVAMTFQTAINTQLREYLHSPIQAAFLSFLTGTILLGLMVMFQSGPKPNISSLGQIPWHLWLGGILGVYAISISIYAAPKIGFLTLSGLIVFGQIVMSMIVDQFGLLGTEKTPVNWQRLLGGMIIFVGVMLTLQR
- a CDS encoding transporter, translating into MNKFRTLSAALLISTFSISSYAVDLDSGDYDAAPAGTNLALLYLQHANRDKLYSGSHKVAGENELTSNVGIARFVHYTDIAGYRVAPQILIPFGQLEADKDISSWGSSSGLGDLILAAPIWLLNDTDKKQYFGISPYLYLPTGEYSKHDALNLGENRYKLNLQAAFSTRIIPQFAWDVAADATIYGDNDDLAGGGKLKQDLGYQLQTSGRYFLNEKADLRAGLSYSDAGDTEVRGVDADSTTQSKFWLGGAYSPTATTNLLLTYGRDIDVENGFKEDNRVNFRFLKVF